The following proteins come from a genomic window of Pseudomonas cichorii:
- a CDS encoding ferritin-like domain-containing protein, with amino-acid sequence MATPQENLIDWLRDAHAMEQQAEKMLTAQAERLEHYQSLKRRIEQHIEETRGQQQRISECLSRYDESPSTLKDLTGKVMAFGQAIGGSMMSDEVVKGAMSGYVFENVEIAAYTVLIEAAKVAGDPETQRACEETLQQEEAMAKWLLEHLPEITAAFLARSRNPDLEAKK; translated from the coding sequence ATGGCTACCCCACAGGAAAACCTTATCGATTGGCTGCGTGATGCCCATGCGATGGAGCAGCAGGCTGAAAAGATGCTCACCGCACAGGCTGAGCGTCTGGAGCATTACCAAAGTCTCAAAAGGCGCATCGAGCAGCACATCGAAGAGACACGTGGTCAGCAGCAACGTATCAGTGAATGCCTTTCCCGGTATGACGAAAGCCCTTCCACCCTGAAGGATCTGACTGGCAAGGTCATGGCGTTCGGTCAGGCGATAGGTGGCTCGATGATGAGCGATGAGGTCGTGAAAGGTGCGATGTCTGGCTACGTGTTCGAGAACGTGGAAATCGCGGCTTACACGGTATTGATCGAAGCTGCGAAGGTGGCGGGAGATCCGGAAACCCAAAGGGCCTGCGAGGAAACGCTTCAGCAGGAAGAAGCCATGGCGAAATGGCTGCTTGAACACCTTCCTGAAATCACGGCAGCCTTTTTGGCTCGTTCCAGAAACCCCGACCTTGAAGCCA
- a CDS encoding ShlB/FhaC/HecB family hemolysin secretion/activation protein, whose amino-acid sequence MILQGRTVYSYASRAALLVLFAVTPLVSLAAPTPGEQDLIRDRQDRLLEEQRRRLEELKDLPGAQPAPQAPEAPVDTRCFRIDVIELKGADSLSAGERETLLRPFLGECLGVAQLNDVLKAVTDHYIDKGWVTTRAYLPQQDLSKGHLEVLVVEGKMENLRSGEGSGLTPRELAMTFPGSEGGVLNLREIEQMVDQLNRLPSNKAQMELTPGQAVGGSDVLVNNTPQKPWRANLSRNNEGQRSTGKQQWNAGLEWDSPLGLADQLSLRGGHDGISDHQKTSRNHMLAYSLPWGWWTLSYTYSESEYRSLAQANGFNFKQTGDSQNHQLRIERVIHRDSVSKTSLSTGLAYLRTNNYIEDSKLALSSNRLSEAQFGINHGRRIGSAFVNLDLGMQQGTGAFDAQDNGHPGPGEADARYRKYTGTLSYLQPFQLWGENFSFTSLATGQRSEDVLFSPQRMSLGGSSSVRGYKDQFLSGDSGGYWRNELRLTRPVTLDWLHPVFSEYGAAAGYDQGVIRNDRYNGEAHGRLSSNSFEAFTRGQHVALSVTFAHSLERPADQIEREAPVYLRMDFFL is encoded by the coding sequence ATGATATTGCAGGGACGCACCGTGTACTCCTACGCCTCCAGAGCAGCTCTGCTTGTTCTCTTCGCTGTCACTCCCCTTGTTTCCCTGGCTGCCCCGACCCCCGGTGAGCAGGACCTGATCCGCGACCGTCAGGACCGTCTGCTCGAAGAGCAGCGCCGTCGCCTGGAAGAACTCAAGGATTTACCAGGCGCCCAGCCTGCTCCCCAAGCCCCCGAGGCTCCGGTCGATACGCGCTGTTTCAGGATTGACGTCATCGAACTCAAGGGCGCCGATTCATTGTCGGCCGGTGAGCGCGAAACCCTGCTCAGGCCCTTTCTGGGTGAATGCCTGGGTGTTGCCCAGCTCAACGATGTACTCAAGGCCGTCACCGATCACTACATCGACAAGGGGTGGGTCACGACACGTGCCTACCTGCCGCAGCAGGATCTGTCCAAAGGCCATCTCGAAGTCCTCGTCGTCGAAGGCAAAATGGAAAACCTGCGCAGTGGTGAGGGCAGCGGCCTGACCCCGCGCGAGCTGGCCATGACCTTTCCGGGCAGTGAAGGCGGCGTACTGAACCTGCGCGAGATCGAGCAGATGGTCGATCAGCTCAATCGCTTGCCGTCCAATAAGGCGCAGATGGAGCTGACACCGGGTCAGGCCGTCGGCGGCAGTGACGTATTGGTCAATAACACCCCGCAGAAACCCTGGCGAGCGAACCTGTCGCGCAATAACGAAGGCCAGCGCAGCACGGGTAAACAGCAGTGGAACGCCGGTCTGGAATGGGACAGCCCGTTGGGCCTGGCGGATCAGTTGAGTCTGCGCGGCGGTCACGATGGCATCAGCGATCACCAGAAAACCTCCAGAAACCACATGTTGGCCTACAGCCTGCCGTGGGGTTGGTGGACGTTGAGTTATACCTACAGCGAAAGCGAATATCGCTCGCTGGCCCAGGCCAACGGCTTCAATTTCAAGCAGACCGGTGACAGCCAGAATCATCAGTTGCGCATCGAGCGTGTGATCCATCGCGATTCTGTGAGCAAGACTTCCCTCAGTACCGGGCTGGCCTATCTGCGCACCAACAATTACATCGAAGACAGCAAGCTGGCCTTGAGCAGCAATCGCCTGAGCGAAGCCCAGTTCGGTATCAACCATGGGCGTCGGATCGGTTCTGCGTTCGTCAACCTCGATCTGGGCATGCAACAAGGCACCGGCGCTTTCGATGCCCAGGACAATGGTCATCCAGGCCCCGGCGAAGCCGATGCCCGCTATCGCAAATACACCGGCACCCTGAGCTACCTGCAACCCTTTCAGCTCTGGGGCGAAAACTTCAGCTTCACCAGCCTGGCCACCGGCCAGCGCAGCGAGGATGTCCTGTTCAGTCCGCAACGGATGAGCCTGGGTGGATCCTCCTCGGTACGTGGTTACAAGGACCAGTTTCTGTCCGGCGACAGTGGCGGTTACTGGCGCAACGAATTGCGTCTGACGCGCCCGGTGACTCTGGACTGGCTGCACCCTGTGTTCAGCGAGTATGGCGCGGCGGCCGGTTACGACCAGGGCGTGATCCGCAATGACCGCTACAACGGCGAAGCGCACGGTCGCCTGTCCAGCAACTCGTTTGAAGCCTTTACCCGTGGCCAGCATGTGGCGCTCAGCGTGACCTTTGCGCACTCCCTGGAACGCCCGGCTGACCAGATCGAACGCGAAGCGCCGGTCTACCTGCGCATGGATTTTTTCCTCTAA